A single region of the Chroococcidiopsis thermalis PCC 7203 genome encodes:
- the rppB gene encoding two-component system sensor histidine kinase RppB, producing MNSYSLFRRSRLRLALWYAGVMGAILSVSGFGMYRAMAQANWAAMEREIESIAGTLHDSVEPLLPAAEEPTAVLQQIFPDLCLSGRSCNATPTLIQRHTIGISDRTTYYIRLFDRQGKLLAFSPNQPLSLPKTLNRTLWQTFRAANGIRYHQFTTVLHSDNTHHQPHEPSVHSSWGYLQIGRTLEPFDAEIGRIQWIIAIGFPIVLSLVAASSWWLSGLAMQPIYQSYQQQQQFTANAAHELRSPLASLLATVEAILRIRQSNRQDIQMMLHTVERQGRRLSHLVADLLLLTSLEQNSSLKPFQPCCLNDLVSDLTEEFLELATASDIHLTCQIPTFEIYALGNESQLYRLVSNLIANAIQYTSKGGYVTVSLVTCDACGGHSHRTAVIAVKDTGIGIPLAQQNRIFDRFYRVDGDRSRKTGGTGLGLAIAQAIAQKHQASLRVESQVGKGSIFTLELTLISSNT from the coding sequence ATGAATAGCTACTCGCTGTTTCGGCGCAGTCGTCTACGGTTAGCCCTCTGGTATGCCGGAGTCATGGGCGCGATCTTGAGTGTTTCTGGCTTTGGAATGTATCGAGCCATGGCGCAGGCAAACTGGGCAGCAATGGAGCGCGAAATTGAGTCAATCGCAGGAACCCTTCACGATAGCGTAGAACCGCTGCTGCCTGCTGCTGAAGAACCGACTGCCGTGCTGCAACAAATTTTTCCCGATCTTTGTTTGAGTGGGCGATCCTGCAATGCTACCCCGACGCTAATTCAACGGCACACCATCGGCATCAGCGATCGCACCACATACTATATTCGTCTGTTCGATCGTCAAGGGAAACTGCTCGCTTTTTCGCCCAACCAACCGTTATCTCTGCCTAAAACTCTCAACCGCACCCTTTGGCAAACCTTTCGCGCGGCTAATGGAATTCGCTATCACCAATTCACAACCGTTTTGCATAGTGACAATACCCATCATCAGCCTCATGAACCTAGCGTCCATTCATCCTGGGGTTATTTGCAAATTGGGCGCACTTTAGAACCTTTTGATGCTGAGATCGGGAGAATTCAATGGATTATCGCGATTGGGTTTCCTATTGTGCTTAGCTTAGTCGCCGCCTCCAGTTGGTGGCTCTCAGGATTAGCGATGCAGCCCATTTACCAGTCCTATCAGCAACAGCAACAGTTCACCGCTAATGCTGCCCATGAATTGCGATCGCCCCTTGCCAGCCTCTTAGCAACTGTGGAAGCTATCCTACGCATACGGCAATCAAATCGGCAAGATATCCAAATGATGCTTCATACTGTTGAGCGGCAGGGGCGACGGTTGAGCCATTTAGTCGCAGACTTGCTCTTGTTGACTAGTCTCGAGCAAAATTCATCGCTAAAACCCTTTCAGCCCTGTTGCTTAAACGATTTGGTTAGCGATTTGACCGAAGAATTTCTAGAGCTTGCCACTGCTTCTGATATTCACTTAACCTGCCAAATTCCCACTTTCGAGATTTACGCTCTAGGTAACGAATCGCAACTTTACCGTTTAGTGTCAAACTTGATTGCCAATGCCATCCAGTACACGTCCAAAGGGGGATACGTAACCGTAAGCTTAGTAACCTGCGATGCCTGCGGCGGGCATAGCCATCGCACTGCTGTAATTGCGGTGAAAGACACGGGAATCGGAATTCCGCTGGCTCAACAGAATCGAATTTTCGATCGCTTTTACCGCGTTGATGGCGATCGCTCTCGTAAAACAGGAGGAACGGGGTTGGGGCTGGCGATTGCTCAGGCGATCGCCCAAAAACATCAAGCGAGTCTAAGAGTTGAAAGTCAAGTGGGAAAAGGTAGCATTTTTACGCTAGAACTAACACTTATATCGTCTAATACTTGA
- a CDS encoding zinc ribbon domain-containing protein — protein sequence MLGKHALDAAFGQFFNILSYVCWKRGVFFSKVSKDYTSQICPECGALTGKKDLSIRVESIIVRSIVICYVN from the coding sequence ATGCTCGGCAAACACGCTTTAGATGCTGCTTTTGGTCAGTTCTTCAACATCCTTTCATATGTTTGCTGGAAAAGAGGAGTGTTCTTTTCTAAAGTAAGTAAAGATTATACATCGCAAATTTGCCCTGAATGTGGTGCGCTAACAGGTAAGAAAGACCTTTCCATTCGAGTCGAGAGCATAATTGTCCGGAGTATTGTTATATGTTATGTAAATTAA
- a CDS encoding response regulator transcription factor: MKILIVEDEPEIAQLIQLSLEKEGFSCSICRDGFNTLQVVQQQQPDLIVLDLMLPGLDGLEVCARIRQKPGAKDPYILMLTAKGEEIDRVIGLSTGADDYFVKPFSPRELVARVRALLRRSLRQGGQDRVYQTGHFTVDIEQRTASMQCNSSTPGTLELTTLEFNLLSTFVSYPGRVWSRTQLIDKLWGSDFFGDERVVDTHVARLRKKVEPDPANPTFIKTVVGVGYKFEDPVV, translated from the coding sequence ATGAAGATTTTAATCGTCGAGGACGAACCAGAAATTGCCCAACTTATACAGCTATCTCTCGAAAAAGAAGGCTTTTCCTGCTCGATCTGCCGTGATGGTTTCAATACCTTGCAGGTAGTTCAACAGCAACAGCCAGACTTGATTGTATTAGATTTAATGCTACCTGGTTTGGACGGATTAGAAGTCTGTGCCAGGATCAGACAAAAACCTGGAGCAAAAGACCCTTACATACTCATGCTGACAGCAAAAGGAGAGGAAATCGATCGCGTTATCGGTCTATCGACTGGCGCTGACGATTATTTCGTCAAGCCTTTCAGTCCTAGAGAATTAGTTGCCAGAGTCCGAGCATTACTGCGGCGAAGCTTGCGTCAAGGCGGGCAAGATCGAGTTTATCAAACTGGGCATTTCACAGTTGATATAGAACAGCGTACTGCGAGTATGCAGTGTAACTCCTCTACACCAGGAACTCTAGAGTTAACTACGTTGGAATTTAACCTGTTATCCACGTTTGTTAGCTATCCAGGCAGGGTGTGGAGCCGCACCCAGTTAATTGACAAACTGTGGGGAAGCGACTTTTTTGGAGACGAACGGGTTGTAGATACCCATGTTGCTCGGTTACGGAAAAAAGTAGAACCCGATCCTGCCAATCCCACGTTTATCAAAACAGTAGTGGGAGTGGGTTATAAGTTTGAAGACCCAGTGGTTTAG
- a CDS encoding sensor histidine kinase yields the protein MPVSRLGLRSRLFISHLLVTAVGILSLVVIGKVSSPRFFVVHLEQLESRGFSLRFARTELVQGFETAWYRGMGWSLLIGTSSAGVLSYWVSKRVMQRLAQIEQITQKFAVGQLDARLPASDIPEFNRLSHSFNSMAASLEGVERRRRELVSDLSHELRTPLTIMRGYLEELSSGEFEPTPEIYQRLVRETKRLERLVNDLQELSKAEAGYLPIDLQPINLRPLLESLVEKFADQLLEEGPTLRLECPPQLSLVRADLDRTEQVLVNLIGNAIRYTPEGAIVIRVWMETNKLWIAVIDTGIGMTPEDLPHVFERFFRADRSRTRNSGGTGIGLAISQRLIELQGGQIEVESQLGQGSTFRFFLPVVRENY from the coding sequence ATGCCAGTGAGTCGGTTGGGTTTGCGATCGCGCCTATTTATCTCCCACCTGCTAGTTACAGCAGTAGGAATACTCAGTCTGGTCGTCATCGGCAAAGTTTCTTCTCCCCGCTTTTTTGTCGTACACTTGGAACAACTAGAAAGTAGGGGTTTTTCTCTCCGTTTTGCTCGAACTGAGTTAGTGCAAGGGTTTGAAACTGCCTGGTATCGTGGTATGGGCTGGTCGCTACTGATCGGTACTTCTAGTGCTGGAGTGTTGAGTTACTGGGTGTCCAAACGAGTGATGCAGCGTTTAGCTCAGATAGAACAAATTACTCAAAAGTTTGCAGTTGGTCAATTGGATGCAAGGCTTCCTGCTAGTGATATTCCCGAATTCAACCGCCTGAGTCATAGTTTCAACAGTATGGCAGCTAGTCTAGAAGGAGTAGAACGGCGACGGCGAGAACTAGTTAGCGACCTTAGCCACGAATTGCGAACTCCTTTGACAATTATGCGCGGTTACTTAGAGGAACTGTCTTCTGGGGAATTTGAACCAACTCCAGAGATTTATCAGCGACTCGTGAGAGAAACCAAACGCTTAGAAAGGTTAGTTAACGATCTGCAAGAACTTTCCAAAGCTGAGGCTGGTTATCTTCCGATTGATTTGCAACCGATTAACTTGCGTCCTTTACTAGAGTCATTGGTAGAAAAATTTGCCGATCAGCTTTTAGAAGAAGGTCCGACTCTGCGACTCGAATGCCCTCCACAATTATCTTTGGTAAGGGCAGATCTCGATCGCACGGAACAGGTGTTAGTTAACCTGATTGGCAATGCGATCCGCTACACTCCAGAGGGGGCGATCGTCATCCGCGTTTGGATGGAAACAAATAAACTTTGGATAGCCGTAATTGACACTGGTATTGGTATGACTCCTGAAGATTTGCCTCACGTATTCGAGCGATTTTTTAGAGCCGATCGCTCCCGCACTAGAAATTCTGGGGGGACTGGCATTGGTTTGGCGATCTCTCAGCGTTTAATCGAACTACAAGGCGGACAAATTGAAGTAGAAAGCCAACTCGGTCAAGGCAGTACGTTTCGATTTTTCTTGCCTGTGGTGCGGGAAAATTATTAG
- a CDS encoding VOC family protein, whose amino-acid sequence MNIRDRTSVQVQRIRAIGLTTVIDADRAQDFYTQALLFKPVSDITFAGTDYSDLEGVASTKIRVVTLQLGNEFIQLMEYLDIEEKPIPQDSQSNDLWFQHLAIAVSDMDRAYAHLQSFPVEPISVEPQTIPPDNETSAGVRAYKFKGPDRHNLELIWFPPNKGQSKWHQNRECLFLGIDHSAIAVANTEQSRHFYCDLLGMQIESRSLNWRATQTRLDNLPGAKVRITDLRPTQGGLGIELLDYLAPANGRLMPSDWRSCNVAHIQIELIVNDIQQAIDLLRQNGVQFVSTRLCNSQIVQVLTVKDVLSKILTDTQCY is encoded by the coding sequence ATGAACATACGCGATCGCACTAGCGTACAGGTGCAAAGAATTAGAGCCATTGGATTAACAACAGTAATAGATGCCGATCGCGCTCAGGATTTCTATACGCAAGCACTCCTGTTTAAACCTGTTTCAGATATCACTTTTGCAGGAACAGATTATAGCGATCTTGAAGGTGTCGCTTCCACCAAAATTCGTGTTGTGACTCTACAACTAGGAAATGAATTCATTCAACTGATGGAGTATCTCGACATTGAGGAAAAACCTATTCCCCAAGATTCTCAAAGTAACGATCTATGGTTTCAACATCTGGCAATTGCGGTCAGCGACATGGATCGCGCCTACGCTCACCTACAATCGTTTCCGGTCGAACCGATCTCGGTAGAGCCGCAAACTATACCACCGGATAATGAAACATCTGCTGGTGTTCGAGCCTACAAATTCAAAGGTCCCGATCGCCATAATTTAGAGTTAATTTGGTTTCCTCCCAACAAAGGACAATCCAAGTGGCATCAGAATCGCGAGTGTTTGTTTCTCGGAATTGACCATAGCGCGATCGCTGTTGCCAATACCGAGCAGAGCAGACATTTTTACTGCGATCTGCTGGGAATGCAGATCGAAAGCCGCAGTCTCAATTGGCGTGCGACACAAACTCGTTTAGACAATTTGCCAGGAGCCAAAGTCCGAATTACAGATTTGCGACCCACTCAAGGCGGCTTGGGGATCGAACTACTGGACTACCTTGCTCCTGCTAACGGTCGTCTAATGCCAAGCGATTGGAGAAGCTGTAACGTTGCTCATATACAAATCGAGCTAATTGTTAATGACATCCAGCAGGCTATAGATTTATTGCGGCAAAATGGAGTTCAGTTTGTATCGACGCGACTGTGCAATTCACAGATAGTGCAAGTCCTTACCGTCAAGGATGTCTTGTCAAAGATCCTGACGGACACGCAATGTTACTAA
- a CDS encoding multicopper oxidase family protein — protein MPKIYRRQFLFLSAAGAVTASVASSALGQSNRTPFKSQVSLPKLHTSNHGSLELDLEASSRPVSLGGKRAYLFSYNGQLPAPRLEARPGDTVRIHFTNNLTQPTNLHYHGLHVTPTGNADNPFLEIPPGESLTYKFTIPKNHRSGTYWYHPHHHGYVAEQVFGGLAGLFIIRGELDEIPEIKAAKEEFLVLQDFALDGSGRIQSPNHMAIMMGREGQILTVNGQVNPKYGIPSGGLLRLRLLNASPSRFYRLSLENHPLYLIATDGGALGNLVEREELLLAPGERAEVLVRGEREPKQYRLLNLPYDRGGMGMMGGGMMGDGMGMMGSSQMMRSSQTNPQVLATLTYRGSVSTLPLPQKLIPVETLPEPRTVRRFELSMAMAPGMGMSFTFNGKAFDPNKINTQVQVNTVEDWELVNVDPDRMDHPFHLHVNPFQVISRNGKPEPDRAWKDTVLVRGGETVRIRVPFRDFLGKTVYHCHILDHEDLGMMGVLDIQAPT, from the coding sequence ATGCCAAAAATTTACCGCCGACAGTTTCTTTTCCTCAGTGCTGCTGGTGCAGTAACGGCATCAGTCGCTAGCAGTGCCTTGGGACAAAGTAACAGAACACCTTTCAAATCCCAAGTCTCTCTTCCCAAACTGCATACAAGTAATCATGGTTCGCTAGAGCTTGATTTGGAAGCTAGTTCTCGCCCTGTCAGCTTAGGAGGTAAACGGGCATATCTTTTTAGCTATAACGGACAACTACCTGCTCCTCGTCTAGAGGCTAGACCAGGCGATACCGTCCGCATACACTTTACCAACAACCTGACCCAACCCACTAACCTGCACTATCACGGGCTGCACGTCACTCCCACTGGCAATGCAGATAATCCTTTTCTAGAAATTCCGCCAGGAGAGAGTTTGACCTACAAATTTACTATTCCCAAAAATCATCGCTCTGGTACATATTGGTATCACCCCCACCATCACGGCTATGTGGCAGAACAGGTATTTGGTGGTTTAGCAGGTTTGTTTATTATTCGGGGTGAGTTGGATGAGATTCCTGAAATTAAAGCTGCAAAAGAGGAATTTTTAGTTTTACAAGATTTTGCTTTGGATGGAAGCGGACGCATTCAATCTCCAAACCACATGGCGATAATGATGGGGCGCGAGGGACAAATACTGACAGTTAACGGTCAAGTCAACCCCAAGTACGGCATTCCTAGTGGCGGTTTGCTACGCTTGCGATTGCTCAATGCTTCTCCTTCGCGATTCTACCGACTCTCTCTAGAAAATCATCCCCTTTATTTAATTGCCACAGATGGAGGTGCTTTAGGCAATCTTGTAGAGCGGGAAGAACTATTGCTCGCACCAGGAGAACGAGCAGAGGTATTGGTGCGCGGGGAGAGAGAACCAAAACAATACCGTTTGTTGAATTTGCCCTATGACCGAGGAGGGATGGGCATGATGGGTGGTGGCATGATGGGCGATGGCATGGGAATGATGGGAAGCAGTCAGATGATGAGGAGTTCCCAGACAAATCCTCAAGTCTTAGCCACCTTGACCTATCGAGGCTCCGTTTCTACTCTACCTTTACCTCAAAAACTCATTCCTGTGGAAACCCTACCAGAACCAAGGACAGTCAGGCGTTTTGAATTGTCAATGGCAATGGCTCCTGGTATGGGGATGAGCTTTACGTTCAACGGGAAAGCTTTCGATCCGAACAAAATTAACACTCAAGTGCAAGTGAATACAGTTGAAGATTGGGAATTAGTTAACGTCGATCCAGACCGCATGGATCATCCTTTCCATTTGCACGTCAATCCTTTTCAAGTCATCTCGCGTAACGGTAAACCAGAACCCGATCGTGCTTGGAAAGATACTGTGTTAGTGCGTGGTGGTGAAACTGTTCGCATCCGCGTTCCCTTCCGCGATTTTCTTGGAAAAACTGTTTATCACTGCCACATTCTCGATCATGAAGATTTGGGGATGATGGGAGTTTTGGATATTCAAGCTCCGACCTAG
- a CDS encoding PepSY domain-containing protein, with translation MKATTKTALTVAALVSVLGFGGLMRSVNAKQLPSEIAMTHGRSGNTLSAKFDRDGGAKDTTETRENSKQLQAQNTIQPNSNNRQTEENERGRGEANEQAEEQQETTQLQSLAKITPQQAQQAAQTALGGKASSVQLENEDGNLVYAVKIGQQEAKVDAGNGKVLYTENANQEGEKQEASRPKSSIQVSNNQVGDKETNDDAK, from the coding sequence ATGAAAGCGACAACAAAGACTGCTCTCACAGTAGCAGCTTTAGTTAGTGTTTTAGGCTTTGGTGGTTTGATGCGATCGGTAAACGCCAAGCAATTACCATCTGAGATTGCTATGACTCATGGGCGTTCGGGTAATACCCTATCTGCCAAATTCGATCGTGATGGAGGGGCTAAAGATACTACAGAAACTCGTGAGAATAGCAAACAACTGCAAGCCCAAAATACCATTCAGCCAAACAGTAACAATCGACAAACTGAAGAGAACGAAAGAGGGCGAGGAGAAGCTAACGAGCAAGCAGAAGAACAGCAAGAAACAACTCAACTGCAATCTCTAGCTAAAATTACACCTCAGCAAGCTCAGCAAGCAGCCCAAACTGCTCTCGGAGGAAAGGCTAGTAGCGTTCAATTAGAAAATGAAGATGGCAATTTAGTCTACGCCGTGAAGATTGGTCAGCAAGAAGCTAAAGTAGATGCTGGTAATGGGAAAGTGCTTTACACAGAAAATGCTAACCAGGAAGGTGAAAAACAAGAAGCCTCTCGTCCTAAAAGCAGCATTCAAGTTTCCAATAACCAAGTTGGAGACAAGGAAACTAATGATGATGCCAAGTAG
- a CDS encoding cation diffusion facilitator family transporter — protein MSSRARSYAYLSILAAIVTIALKLGAYRLTGSVGLLSDAIESGVNLVAALIALWALTYAAKPADAEHAFGHSKAEYFSSAAEGGLIMLAAASIAIEAWRRLLHPEPLTQIGLGLGLSLLATAVNGIVALILLKAGRRLRSITLRADAHHLFTDVWTSGGVVLGILLVQVTGWLVLDPIVALVVAANIVWAGLRLLRETGSGLLDTALPEDEQQAIALIFGEYKHQGIQFHALRTRIAGSRRFISFHVLVPGNWTVQQGHELCEEIELAIERVLPGSHVLTHLEPLEDPASWNDRELERRTDI, from the coding sequence ATGAGCAGTCGCGCCCGTTCCTATGCCTACCTGTCAATTTTGGCAGCAATAGTGACTATTGCGCTAAAGTTAGGAGCTTATCGGCTTACGGGTTCGGTGGGGCTGCTTTCCGATGCCATTGAGTCGGGAGTTAATTTAGTAGCAGCACTAATTGCTTTGTGGGCATTGACTTATGCTGCTAAACCTGCCGATGCAGAACATGCCTTCGGACACTCAAAAGCTGAATATTTCTCTAGTGCGGCAGAAGGCGGATTAATTATGTTGGCAGCCGCTAGCATCGCGATCGAAGCTTGGAGACGCTTACTGCACCCAGAACCATTAACCCAGATAGGGCTTGGGTTAGGTCTGTCGCTTCTAGCGACGGCGGTTAATGGAATTGTTGCCTTAATTTTGCTCAAAGCTGGACGAAGGTTGCGATCGATTACCTTACGCGCAGATGCCCATCACTTGTTTACCGATGTGTGGACTTCGGGTGGTGTCGTGTTGGGCATCCTCTTAGTGCAAGTGACAGGTTGGTTAGTACTCGATCCGATTGTGGCGTTGGTTGTAGCTGCAAATATTGTTTGGGCAGGACTGAGGTTACTGCGAGAGACGGGATCGGGACTGCTAGATACTGCTCTACCTGAAGACGAGCAGCAGGCGATCGCCCTCATTTTTGGCGAGTACAAGCATCAGGGTATCCAATTTCACGCCTTACGTACTCGCATTGCTGGTTCGCGTCGTTTTATCTCCTTTCACGTACTCGTGCCTGGTAACTGGACGGTACAGCAAGGACACGAGCTGTGTGAGGAAATCGAACTAGCGATCGAGCGAGTATTACCTGGAAGTCATGTCCTAACTCATTTGGAACCCTTGGAAGATCCTGCTTCTTGGAACGATCGAGAACTAGAGCGCAGAACAGATATTTAG
- a CDS encoding DUF1345 domain-containing protein — translation MLISIVVSGLVYTLLPEYLNLPTRIIIGWDSGATCFLALAWSMMLGATPQKMQRSAQRQDEGRLAILTLVVVAACISLLAIGFMLKNTKGLPETLLVLHVMLAGATVVCSWLLIHTMFALQYAHDYYRSDRHNATSETQDEGLDFPQETQPDYWDFLYFSFVIGMTCQVSDVQVTSRSMRQLSLVHGVLTFFFNTVILALSINIVAGLI, via the coding sequence TTGCTCATCTCCATCGTAGTTTCTGGACTAGTTTATACTCTACTACCAGAATATTTAAACCTACCAACTCGCATTATTATTGGATGGGACTCAGGTGCTACCTGTTTTTTAGCATTGGCTTGGTCAATGATGCTCGGAGCTACTCCGCAAAAAATGCAACGTAGCGCTCAACGCCAAGATGAAGGACGATTAGCAATCCTAACTTTAGTGGTGGTTGCTGCTTGCATTAGTCTGTTGGCTATTGGTTTTATGCTCAAAAATACCAAAGGGTTGCCGGAAACTTTATTGGTGTTACACGTAATGCTTGCAGGTGCAACGGTTGTTTGCTCCTGGTTGCTCATACATACGATGTTCGCTTTACAATACGCACACGACTACTACCGTAGCGATCGCCATAATGCCACCAGTGAAACTCAGGATGAAGGTTTAGATTTTCCCCAAGAAACGCAGCCTGATTATTGGGATTTTCTCTACTTTTCTTTTGTAATTGGCATGACTTGTCAGGTATCAGACGTGCAAGTAACATCACGCTCTATGAGACAGTTATCGCTAGTACATGGAGTGCTAACCTTCTTTTTCAACACTGTAATTCTGGCACTTAGTATCAATATAGTTGCGGGGCTAATTTAA
- a CDS encoding lysylphosphatidylglycerol synthase domain-containing protein yields MFNINFKRLAQIASPLLGLFLFGFSIWAIANELRQYHYLEIVRSLQAIPKEYLLLALVLTILNYFMLTGYDALAVQYIRHPLSYPKTALAAVISYAVSNSIGFALLTGSAIRYRFYSNWKLSAIEIGNIIAFCNLSFWLGLFAAGGLVFVLEPLTIPTLLRLPFASVHPIGVIFLLAVVAYLVWNIVGRRSIRIGKLVIPHLPARLSLAQIFVTSFDWALAGGVLYALLLSSIPLSYPGFFGIYMLAQIAALISNVPGGLGVFETVILLLLSPSVSSATLFGALLAYRGIYYFLPLGVAVLLLGIYELHRRFANKSASS; encoded by the coding sequence ATGTTTAATATCAATTTCAAGCGTCTTGCTCAAATTGCTTCACCTCTTTTGGGATTATTTCTATTTGGATTTTCTATCTGGGCGATCGCTAACGAACTGCGACAATATCACTATCTTGAAATAGTCCGTAGTTTACAAGCAATTCCTAAAGAATACCTGCTCTTAGCACTAGTGCTGACCATTTTGAATTACTTCATGCTCACTGGATATGACGCTCTTGCCGTGCAGTACATTCGCCATCCTCTTTCTTATCCAAAAACGGCACTTGCTGCTGTCATTAGCTATGCCGTCAGTAATAGTATTGGATTTGCCCTACTGACTGGTAGTGCTATTCGCTATCGCTTTTACTCGAACTGGAAGCTATCTGCAATTGAGATCGGCAATATCATCGCTTTTTGTAACTTGAGCTTCTGGTTAGGGTTGTTTGCAGCAGGCGGATTGGTGTTTGTCTTGGAACCATTGACGATTCCAACTCTACTTCGCCTTCCTTTTGCCTCAGTGCATCCCATAGGAGTCATATTTCTACTCGCGGTTGTAGCCTATCTTGTTTGGAATATCGTCGGTAGAAGATCTATCCGAATTGGCAAGTTGGTAATACCCCACCTTCCTGCTAGGCTCTCTCTAGCTCAAATTTTTGTCACATCTTTTGACTGGGCGCTGGCTGGGGGTGTTCTTTACGCCCTGCTATTATCATCTATACCTTTGTCCTATCCAGGTTTTTTTGGCATCTATATGTTGGCACAAATCGCCGCACTCATCAGCAATGTTCCTGGCGGACTAGGCGTTTTTGAAACAGTCATTTTATTGTTGCTCTCACCCTCCGTTTCTTCCGCAACCCTTTTTGGTGCGCTTTTAGCTTACCGAGGAATCTATTATTTCCTACCATTGGGTGTTGCCGTGCTATTACTCGGTATCTACGAACTTCACCGTCGATTTGCAAATAAATCGGCTTCGTCATAA